In Amia ocellicauda isolate fAmiCal2 chromosome 5, fAmiCal2.hap1, whole genome shotgun sequence, a genomic segment contains:
- the amigo1 gene encoding amphoterin-induced protein 1, producing the protein MVLCFHWTLARFSTCSLHCSSCSSCDGGRDPRGSAAAPCCEKHLTADLLALRTPPAMQSPSRAAGDPSSSVLIQDRSPGTSAARLLLRAALLSLALLALLPLGSAALTPNYNVCICASNIVSCSKMNLTTIPSSLPTYTAVLDLSFNSISRLTAEWTKVKLLKLHNLLLNQNSMSFISSEAFLYVTKLRYLDLSSNKLRQLDEFLFEPLEQLEVLLLYNNHISQIDRSAFSGLNSLHKLYLSQNQLSRFPLELVKDKTRLPKLSLLDVSSNRIKVLPIQDLKALPAWIKNGLYFHSNPIACVCELYSLLALWHIRRLSSAVDFKDDYTCTLPGPQKVSVGVFQLNGDHMNCSAVKEADEEAYLDQMLTLSCDTRHRDMVKTWVTPNNVVVTNVSTNHTNLVFNKDSLQIRLVRPEDSGVYTCFAVSTSLNETLYVTVKVHNVTMHGGNNTLNTAYTTLVGCLASVVLVLIYLYLTPCRCFCCPGSGKAKSQQEDSIHSSMLSTTPTHDVLSKAGLSRHVAFIEPSKDLQGQNGKVNPAAEDRPESSRERGQRRRSDAESISSVFSDTPIVV; encoded by the exons ATGGTCCTCTGTTTCCACTGGACACTCGCGAGGTTCAGCACGTGCTCACTGCACTGCAGTAG CTGCAGTTCTTGCGATGGTGGCAGGGATCCCAGAGGCAGCGCGGCAGCCCCGTGCTGTGAGAAGCACCTGACTGCGGACCTCCTCGCTCTGCGCACCCCCCCCGCCATGCAGTCCCCGAGCCGCGCGGCTGGGGACCCCTCGTCCAGTGTCCTGATACAGGACCGCTCTCCCGGGACCTCAGCGGCCCGCCTCCTCCTCCGCGCCGCCCTGCTCTCTCTGGCCCTGCTGGCGCTGCTGCCTCTTGGGTCCGCGGCTCTGACCCCGAACTACAATGTCTGCATCTGCGCCAGCAACATCGTGAGCTGCTCCAAGATGAACCTGACCACCATCCCCAGCTCCCTGCCCACGTACACGGCCGTGCTGGACCTCAGCTTCAACTCCATCAGCAGGCTGACGGCCGAGTGGACCAAAGTGAAGCTGCTGAAGCTGCACAACCTCCTGCTGAACCAGAACAGCATGAGCTTCATCTCGTCCGAGGCCTTCCTGTACGTAACCAAGCTGCGCTACCTGGACCTGTCCTCCAACAAGCTGCGGCAGCTGGACGAGTTCCTATTCGAGCCTCTGGAGCAGCTGGAGGTGCTGCTGCTCTACAACAATCACATCTCCCAGATCGACCGCTCCGCTTTCTCTGGCCTCAACAGCCTGCATAAGCTGTACCTGAGCCAAAACCAGCTGTCCCGCTTCCCCCTGGAGCTGGTCAAGGACAAGACCCGGCTGCCCAAACTCAGCCTGCTCGATGTCTCCTCCAACCGGATCAAAGTGCTGCCCATCCAGGACTTGAAAGCGCTGCCGGCCTGGATCAAGAACGGCCTCTACTTCCACAGCAACCCGATCGCATGTGTCTGCGAGCTCTACAGCCTGCTGGCACTCTGGCACATCCGGCGGCTCAGCTCCGCCGTGGACTTCAAGGACGACTACACCTGCACCTTGCCGGGCCCCCAGAAGGTCAGCGTGGGCGTCTTCCAGCTCAACGGGGACCATATGAACTGCAGCGCGGTGAAGGAGGCAGACGAGGAGGCCTACCTGGACCAGATGCTCACCCTCAGCTGCGACACGCGCCACAGGGACATGGTCAAGACCTGGGTGACGCCCAACAACGTGGTGGTGACCAACGTCAGTACCAACCACACCAACCTGGTCTTCAACAAGGACAGCCTGCAGATCCGGCTGGTGCGGCCCGAGGACTCGGGGGTGTACACCTGCTTCGCCGTGAGTACCTCGCTCAACGAGACGCTGTACGTGACGGTCAAGGTGCACAATGTCACGATGCACGGCGGCAACAACACCCTGAACACGGCCTACACCACCCTGGTGGGCTGCCTGGCCAGCGTGGTGCTGGTGCTTATCTACCTGTACCTGACGCCCTGCCGCTGCTTCTGCTGCCCGGGCAGCGGCAAGGCCAAGAGCCAGCAGGAGGACAGCATCCACTCCTCCATGCTGAGCACCACGCCCACCCACGACGTGCTGAGCAAGGCGGGGCTCAGCAGACACGTGGCCTTCATCGAGCCTTCCAAAGACCTGCAGGGCCAGAACGGCAAGGTCAACCCCGCCGCGGAGGACAGGCCGGAGAGCTCACGGGAGCGGGGCCAGAGGAGGAGGTCGGACGCAGAGTCCATCAGCTCCGTGTTTTCCGACACCCCCATAGTGGTGTAA